Proteins co-encoded in one Salvia miltiorrhiza cultivar Shanhuang (shh) unplaced genomic scaffold, IMPLAD_Smil_shh original_scaffold_220:::fragment_1, whole genome shotgun sequence genomic window:
- the LOC131003559 gene encoding uncharacterized protein LOC131003559 produces MDSKEFDQSSYKCNLADKLLRLKFSLEAIEYDRILKVLQFKNMHNTVHIDEKWFYITKASHRFYLTPGEVETHGTCKSKKFIEKVMFMCAVCMPLFAPDGTVLFDGKIGIFPFTEWVPAKRSSKNRAAGTLEQKPIQSIKKQVIRDNFIHKIVPSIKLKWPSFASKTIFIQQDNAKPHIKDDDPEFREVASADGFNIRIVHQPPNSPDTNQ; encoded by the exons ATGGATTCGAAAGAGTTTGATCAAAGCTCATACAAGTGCAATCTAGCCGACAAATTGCTTCGGCTTAAGTTTTCACTTGAAGCCATTGAGTATGATAGAATACTTAAGGTTCTTCAATTTAAGAATATGCACAATACGGTACATATTGATGAGAAGTGGTTCTACATAACCAAAGCATCTCATAGGTTTTATTTGACCCCCGGGGAGGTCGAAACACATGGGACATGCAAGTCTAAGAAGTTTATTGAGAAGGTTATGTTCATGTGTGCTGTGTGCATGCCCTTATTTGCACCAGATGGGACTGTTTTGTTTGATGGAAAGATAGGAATTTTTCCATTTACAGAATGGGTTCCAGCAAAAAGATCAAGTAAAAACAGAGCGGCAGGGACACTTGAACAGAAACCAATTCAGTCTATCAAGAAACAAGTAATCAGAGATAACTTTATTCATAAG ATTGTTCCATCCATTAAGCTTAAATGGCCATCTTTTGCAAGCAAAACAATTTTTATTCAACAAGACAATGCAAAACCTCACATAAAGGATGATGACCCTGAATTTAGAGAGGTGGCAAGTGCTGATGGGTTCAACATAAGGATAGTGCATCAACCACCCAATTCCCCGGATACCAATCAATGA